One window from the genome of Malus domestica chromosome 01, GDT2T_hap1 encodes:
- the LOC114826122 gene encoding cysteine-rich receptor-like protein kinase 26 produces MAPLKVCSRFLFFPCPLLLLVTIQVIAQPDFQGVECFNEKGNYTTSSTYQTNLNTLLSSLSSPSNNGNGYGFYNSSYGQNSDQVHAIALCRGDVEADVCHSCLTNSTQKITEVCPNQKEVFGFYDECMLRYSNRSIYGIMEDSFSFWLWNTQNITSGVDGFFQELRKLMDDLTSQAAANGSLRKFAVGSTTAPNFQPIYGLVQCTPDFSELDCSDCLARAVAEITNCCGGKQGGRVVKPSCNVRYEIYRFYDPTTVAPLPSSPPSPPPSSTNNTNSGGSKNNTSRTVIIIVVPIVVALVLIIFIFVCLRVRRTKKKLETRGDDTDEIRSAESLQFDFSTIRVATEDFCEENKLGQGGFGPVYRGKLSNGEDIAVKRLSTNSGQGDLEFKNEVLLVAKLQHRNLVRLLGFCLKGNERLLVYEFVPNASLDHIIFDTTKRAQLDWDRRYKIIVGTARGILYLHEDSRLRIIHRDLKASNILIDEEMNPKISDFGMARLFVLDQTQGNTSRIVGTYGYMAPEYAMQGHFSVKSDVYSFGVLVLEIVSGQKNNFFRHGDSVEDLINFAWRSWRDGTASNLIDPTLKTGSRNEIMRCIHIGLLCVQENMGDRPTMASVIMMLNSYSLTLPVPSQPAFFMHSSGGTELSESRGWENYSGVTKSDQYSKSSSVKVPEHEVSILSETYPR; encoded by the exons atGGCGCCATTAAAGGTCTGCTCAAGATTTCTGTTCTTCCCTTGTCCACTTCTGTTGCTCGTTACTATTCAAGTCATTGCTCAGCCAGATTTTCAAGGCGTTGAATGTTTTAATGAGAAAGGTAACTACACCACCAGTAGCACCTACCAAACAAACCTCAACACCCTTCTCTCCTCCCTTTCTTCACCCTCTAACAACGGCAACGGCTACGGCTTCTACAACTCATCCTACGGCCAAAACTCCGACCAGGTTCATGCAATCGCGCTTTGCAGAGGAGACGTTGAGGCGGACGTTTGCCATAGCTGCCTCACAAACTCTACACAAAAGATCACAGAGGTTTGTCCCAACCAGAAAGAAGTTTTTGGCTTTTACGATGAGTGCATGCTGCGGTACTCAAACCGTTCCATCTACGGCATCATGGAAGACTCCTTTTCTTTCTGGTTGTGGAACACACAAAACATAACGTCAGGTGTTGACGGGTTTTTTCAAGAGCTAAGGAAGCTGATGGATGACTTAACTAGTCAAGCTGCAGCGAATGGTTCGCTTCGTAAGTTTGCAGTAGGTTCAACAACAGCTCCCAATTTCCAACCAATATATGGACTTGTGCAGTGCACGCCGGATTTTTCCGAGCTAGACTGCTCTGATTGCTTGGCTCGCGCGGTGGCAGAAATCACAAATTGTTGTGGGGGGAAGCAAGGTGGTAGGGTTGTTAAACCCAGCTGTAATGTTAGGTACGAGATCTATCGCTTCTACGATCCTACAACTGTGGCACCATTGCCCTCATCGCCACCAAGTCCTCCTCCATCGTCAACCAACAACACAAATTCAGGAG GATCGAAGAATAACACATCTCGGACTGTCATCATTATCGTTGTGCCAATTGTTGTTGCTCTAGTACTAATCATATTCATCTTCGTTTGTTTAAGAGTAAGGAGAACAAAGAAAAAGCTTGAAACTA GGGGTGACGATACAGATGAAATTAGATCTGCAGAGTCCTTGCAATTCGACTTTAGCACCATTAGGGTTGCCACAGAGGACTTTTGTGAAGAAAATAAACTCGGACAGGGTGGATTTGGTCCTGTTTACAGG ggTAAGCTTTCCAATGGAGAAGATATAGCTGTGAAAAGGCTCTCTACGAATTCTGGACAAGGAGATTTAGAAttcaaaaatgaagttttgCTAGTCGCCAAACTTCAACACCGGAATTTAGTTAGACTTTTAGGTTTCTGCTTAAAAGGAAACGAAAGGCTTCTTGTCTATGAGTTTGTCCCCAACGCAAGTCTCGATCACATCATATTCG ACACAACAAAGCGTGCACAACTGGATTGGGATAGGCGCTACAAAATTATAGTAGGGACTGCTCGAGGGATCCTTTACCTCCATGAAGACTCTCGTCTTAGAATTATTCATCGTGATCTCAAAGCTAGTAACATCTTAATCGATGAAGAAATGAACcccaaaatttcagattttggcATGGCAAGGTTGTTTGTGCTTGATCAAACTCAAGGCAATACTAGTCGAATTGTGGGGACCTA CGGGTATATGGCTCCAGAGTATGCAATGCAAGGACACTTTTCTGTTAAGTCTGATGTTTATAGTTTTGGTGTGTTAGTTCTAGAGATAGTAAGCGGGcagaaaaacaattttttccGTCATGGAGATAGCGTGGAAGATCTTATAAACTTC GCATGGAGGAGTTGGAGAGACGGGACAGCATCAAATCTAATAGATCCGACACTGAAGACTGGTTCGAGAAATGAAATAATGAGATGCATCCACATCGGACTATTATGCGTGCAAGAAAATATGGGTGATAGACCAACCATGGCGTCGGTTATTATGATGCTGAATAGCTACTCTCTTACTCTCCCAGTGCCCTCGCAACCAGCATTTTTTATGCATAGCAGCGGCGGAACAGAATTGTCTGAGTCACGAGGATGGGAGAATTACTCAGGGGTGACAAAGTCGGATCAATATTCCAAAAGCAGCTCCGTCAAAGTACCGGAACATGAGGTTTCCATATTAAGTGAAACATATCCTCGCTAG